In Chitinophagaceae bacterium, a genomic segment contains:
- the bamD gene encoding outer membrane protein assembly factor BamD, whose product MKTRYFIITFLLLQIQSCYFKKIQNSADWKKKYEAALQYYEEKKYYKTTLLFEDILPIIRGTKEAEIVQLYTAYSYYYQQQYILSAHHFHTFYNTYGKSEHATDAHFMYAYSLYVQSPEYFLDQSSTFEAISATQDFINKYPYSEYKEKAQEIIDNLQIKLETKAFEIAKQYEKLERYEASIRSFTNFQKDFPDSQYNEEASFLKFKSQYEYSLHSIEEKQKERINISIQYYQEFIDTYSGSKFIKNAEKMYLDCLEKLDTKNK is encoded by the coding sequence TTGAAAACAAGATATTTTATAATCACTTTTCTGCTATTGCAAATACAATCATGTTACTTTAAAAAAATTCAAAATAGTGCTGATTGGAAAAAAAAATACGAAGCAGCATTACAATATTACGAAGAAAAAAAATATTATAAAACTACCTTGTTATTTGAAGATATTTTACCAATAATAAGGGGAACAAAAGAAGCAGAGATAGTACAGCTTTATACTGCATACTCGTATTATTATCAACAACAGTATATACTAAGTGCACATCATTTTCACACTTTTTACAATACATACGGTAAAAGTGAACATGCTACTGATGCTCATTTTATGTATGCATATTCTTTATATGTTCAGTCACCAGAATATTTTTTAGACCAAAGTAGCACTTTTGAAGCAATATCAGCAACACAAGATTTTATAAATAAATACCCATATAGCGAATATAAAGAAAAAGCACAAGAAATAATAGATAATTTACAGATAAAACTAGAAACAAAGGCATTCGAAATAGCCAAACAATACGAAAAACTAGAAAGATACGAAGCATCAATAAGATCATTTACTAATTTTCAAAAAGATTTTCCTGATTCTCAATATAATGAAGAAGCATCTTTCTTGAAATTTAAATCTCAATACGAATACTCTTTACACAGCATAGAAGAAAAACAAAAAGAAAGAATTAACATTTCTATACAATACTACCAAGAATTTATTGATACATATAGCGGTAGTAAATTTATAAAAAATGCTGAAAAAATGTATTTAGATTGCTTAGAAAAATTAGATACTAAAAACAAATAA